DNA from Daucus carota subsp. sativus chromosome 1, DH1 v3.0, whole genome shotgun sequence:
CGTCCTCTTCCTCACTAACTCTCAGTCTCCTCATAGCTTCTGTAGTAACATATAGCAACCTATGTATTGATCACAAGCAAGACGGATTAACACAAATAATCGGAAACAGCGAAATAACTTTCTACATCAACAGTCTTATATTTGTCGAGCAGCTTATCATGGTCCCATTCGTAAGAACTAAGAAGTAAGAATTATATGCATGATtacatgtatttaaatataaagtaTGAAAAAGGGAGCTTACAAAATGTCAAGACTCAAGAGAATCGATTGGGTgaaacattttatcaaacaccttGTTCTTCCTCCAAAATGAATAGAATTGGTTGTAAATTAGTGGTGAATCCGATGACAATAATAACACCCGCTAGTCGCCCCTTTCATCTTCTAAAGCTCGCACATCATGGTGCCACACAAACACAAAATGCCTCATAACATAATAGATGCCGAATCAAAACATCAAGATATATCTCGTTTATAGTCCACCAAGGTATTGCACGAGATGGGATTGAAGAGAGGATGCGAAGGGTTGTAGGTAGGTGCATCAAACATTCACACAGAATAAGCGTCGACAGAAGAGGAAAAGTTAAAAGATCGAGCAGAGCAGTGTATACTGTACTGTATATGCATAAGCAGGGTAAAGGTGTAATTTCACATGATTTAATTGGCTCCTCAAAAACCCATGTtgcagtattatatatataatagaagattaaaatatatttaaatattcaggataacatattttaatatgtcaaataatatatttgaaaaatatatttatctaaatatgttaattatttataaactctaTTTCATTGAATTCACATATTATtccaatatattttataacacaataaaaatatatattataaaataatgaatagtATAAGCCATCGTGTATAAACCTAATAAATCATTCATGCGGTAACTTTTCGTGttgtgtatttttatattttatatatttgaagatgaaaaccaAATCCAACCCATTTAAAATTCTTGTATCTAATTGCAAATTCATGTCTACTTCAAAACTTGTCGTGtaatttttgtgtatatttactatatataaatataataataatggtATAGTTacaatatattctaaaaatataatttttatgtatatgaagtatacattaaaatattatatctgcATACAGttgtatactccctctgtctcatttcattgcatgtgttatttttgtCATACTTTTTAAGACTTccttaaaatatagtgttataatatattttatttaattatttttcagaataatatttgatatttaaatttttattcaaaaaataatgattGAACATTTGGACAATTTTGTTTATGAGCGGATTGATCCACTACTTTTTTTCTGTATAAAGGAATCCTGTCTAATTCACTAATTCGTGGGAAGAGACTGAACTTTTGTATTTGAAAAATGTTTCGGGGATCTTCAAAGTGGATGTCGGTTGGTAAAGGAACTCCCGATCGTAATTTCTGTTATGAATACTACGCCCGATCTTCAATTTGTGATTGGTTGTAGTTATGAATACTACGCCCGATCTTCAATTTGTGATTGGTTGTAAAACACCGATTCTCTCGTTGAGACTTAATTCTATCTTCGTAGATTGAATTACTTATGTAATGGCAATTGGAATTATATTAACTCCTGTTTATTCATCATCTATGTTACGCGAGATGTTCTATGGATACAAGCTATTTAATGCTCCAAACTCATATGTTTTTTATTCTGTACTACGGGAGTTATTTGTTTCGATCGTAATTATATGAGCCTCGAAATACGTGCAATCATGAACGTATACATGGAGACATCCATGAACGTATACGTCCAGACATACATTATACAGagaattatataaaaagaaacATGGTAGTTATAaccttaaaataatttgattaacTTTACAGCAAAATTGTTATAGAATAAAGGAATTCTAGGAAAGTGTATAGTTAAATGATTCTGAAATGGACATTAAAGAAAGACAATAGCCGTGAAAGTAGCAGCAGCTCAAAACCTGCAAAAGTAAAAAAAGCCGAAGACTCCCAAAAATATAAGAACAGCTTTTATTTAACAGGTCGGCCCAGAGGGGTAGTCTGGTAAAGTCGTCAACGGCGACTCAGTCCTCTCCACACCTTATCTCAAGGACAAGAGGTGGTTTACTCAAGTAGTTATGGAATCGTACTCAAGTAGTTATGGAATCGAAGTAACATGAGTATATAACGTTTGTTAATCAGAATAGACACCAGCGCGTCGAtttcaaattcagaatttatcgaatattttttaaataaatcataaaatttttttatcaaatcatAATGTAATAAAAAggttgataaaatatttttaaaagttaatcagaaatttttaaaaaacagtTACAAATAATTAAGTATGCGTTAGTAATTTGTGACAATTATAAATGTatgataaattttgtgaaaCATGTTAAGATAGAATTAATCTCGATTTATTATTAatcttgatttatcaaaatcttTAATAAATCCAAACGGACAGAAGAACGGATTcctcatttttataaaataatcattaACTACGACATCATGAACTTAAACTCCTGGAGGACTGacgtacataaaaataaaaatataattaaatgttattttattattttaaaataatgtggTGCAAGAACACAAGAACACATGCAAACATGCATAGGTGGTGGAAGAGCTAATACAATAATAATGCAATAATGAAAATCGAGAATAAACACGAAAGAATTGTTGCTAGATTTCTCTAGCCTACAGATAAAAGACACTGTAGTGTTCGATTGTGAGTTGTGTGTGACCTTCTTTCCTCTTTCCTATGTGCTGTCTGCATCTGCTCCTTTtttcttcaatattttatttatgaaccCCCTCCTCCGACCTCTTCTCTTTTTGTCCTTTCCTCACTTCATCtctactttaaaatttttaatacatgCGCTTATCAATTCTCCTTTAAAAGTtcgtaaataaatattataacatattttatcaCATTTATCATACTTTTTATGTGTCTCacaaaataataacataattaGTATTATTActgttatatttaaaaaaaagttgaattcTTTTATTGGTATAACActataacttttatttttgattaatttttaaaatattatttaattaataatatttttatttgattcaaaattcttgatatttttttttttgctaaatagatCAACTGATCATTTCCAATTTTTGATTTGTACATAATTAGTGTAATGACacagtattataaaaaaaatgtgacaGTTGAATACTTTGATTAGCAATTAGtgttaattaatcaaataatcagaatattaaattaaaatattgataatataataaaattaatttatcatcgcaattttcagaatataaacattaaataattaaatgattactcccttcgtcccagtCATTTCTATACGGTTTTCTTTTTGGAATGtaccatcatttctatacatttttaaaatagcaacttttaataatataaaacactattacaccaactactttctttcgctatcttcattttataataatataaacactattaccccccactactttccttcagtatcacaaatctataattaaatacaaatgggtcccgccactttacccacttttcatgtaacttttctcattttttacactttttcttggtctccgtgtctaCACCAaatgtatactccctccgtcccagccatttgtatacaaaatacaaatggttgggacacggagaccaagaaactgtgtaaaaaataagtaaagttggatgaaaagtgagtatagtggtgagacctatttatatttaataattgatttgagatagtggacgAAATTAGTGGgcgtaatagtgtttatattattatagaatagaaatagcggaagaaagtagttggtgtaatgatgttttatattataaaattttactatttttggagTGTATATAATTGGTGGGACGTCCTAAAAAACAAACGGTATagaattcattgggacggagggagtaattggtTATCGAGATTTCTCGAATCATGGGATAAAATATCTCCAAACTGGACTGGCCACCATCTATTTAGTCCACCCTGCAATCAAGTTCACCATCTATCATCTCTCCACATTCAACaaaatctctttctctctccctATAAAACCACACTCTCTCTCCCTATAAAAACCACACTCACCATGAATGCAGATTCAGTATCCCACACAATGTTCACACAATCTGTATCCAATCCTTCAGTATGGGCTTCAATGCACAGCTGGTTCACCCCCACTGTTTTCTTTGTGCTCCTCAATCTCATGGTTGGCACCATTCTCTTCAACTCAAACTTGCTTACTCAAAAACAAACCTCACAGCAAGACCAAGAAGACCAAGATGCAAATTTCCAAAATGACCATCGTGCCCCTAAGCTCACTAGATCACCTTCTGTGCTCAAACGCCTCAAATCTTTGAATTTTCGAAACTTCAGGTCCCATGAAGCTGCACAGATTCAAGAAACCCTAGATCAAGAAACCATGCACAAGGAAAATGCAAGTGCTCAGGCCCAAGCCCAAGCCCAAGCCCAAGCCCAGGCCCAGTTCATTCTTGAGCAAAGTCATGAAGATGAAAGCCCATTATCAGAAACAGATGATGAGAGCTTATCAGATGAGGAGGAGTTGCAGAGCTTAGATGAAGTGTACAGTCAGCTAGGTCATGAGTTCAGTGACGGTAACTTTAGCAGAACTACCTCTGAGACTCAGCCGGCTTCCGGGCAAGTTCCGGCGAAGTTGCCGGCCAAGATGAAGAAGTCAGCTAGCATGAAGTCACCCTTTGCTCATTTTGAGGAGATGGACATTGTGGAGACCAGGAGGCCAGCTACCGTGAGGGAGAAGAAATCTACCGAAGCCGACGAAGAAGTCGATGCGAAAGCCGATGATTTCATCAACAAGTTCAAGCAGCAGCTGAAGCTGCAGAGGATGAACTCGATTCTTAGGTACAAGGAAGTTATCAGCAGAGGGAATGCAatgtgaaaaagaaaaaaaaaacaaaaacaaaaaaaaactagagTTCTTGGGTTGTTAAGTAAGTTTTTGAAAGTTGGGGGTTTGTTCCGGAAAGTGGTGAAAGAATGGGGAGGTTTGTGCTATTGTGGGATGAATTATTGTATGGGCATTTTGGCCCATTTGATTTTGCACATGGTAGAGACTAGGTAGTGGTTGGAATTATATGATtctatattttcttaatatttgtTAGTAATGTTGTTGGAGATTAAAATTATGGTTAGGAATTTAATGGCTGTGCTTATCCAAATGTACCCTTGATTGTTGTAGTTTATCTCAACTAATTGGTCGGCAGGGGTATTGTGGTAATTGTCTTAGGTTGTTAACGTGGAACTTCGAGAATCGTAACTAATCGGTTCAATATTTatctgaaaatattttaacaaaaaattagagatttttaattaaattagagTGTAATCGGTAGAGtaagatttaattaaataaataactagaacatatataaatttataataatatttattcgtGATAAATTTTGGAATCAACGAGAACAAAcgttccttaaaaaaaaaaaacgagaaCAAACGTAAAATTTTGGATGCGACCACCTTTCTGGAATATGCTTGGTCCAAATCaagcttttaataaaaaagtgGGGAGCATATGAAAAATCCGTATTATGTGGTGATGTTTACCTGGATAAATGACTTGCGTGCCCAACATCAATACCTATAAATCCAATTGATATTGTGTGatgttatagccaaatttggctaggtccttgttgggccaagtatgtacttagtttaactaagtaagacatgaattgggctaagagtcctatataaaggaaggacgcgtcctcctgcttataaagtgaggacgcgaccgacccttggtgttgcttgaaaaggacgcgtcctccgagtcacaaggagggacgccttacttgagagtgttgatggagagacgcgaccgacctccgtccacccacgtcctgtaatatgtggaggagggcacgccctcttcggaggtgaccgaggggcgcgtcccttgtaagaagttgacaatgagatgaagaccaagggcgtgcctttaacggggtgtcctcgcctccccgggggcgcgacctcatgttaaagaaggacctgtctgatgtgttgtaagaaggctcttcttatgagagagtgtacattcgctgagacaacccttccgagggagacgaagaccgtccctccggggataggaagacctacccctccggggggatatgacgacccctccgggggatacgacgactcttccgaggtgttgtagccgtttttgtatatcatgtggaggggaggacgcgccctccccagacatggcccgggaggtgtggtctcttgtccagtaaggaggattgaagacaagataagggaaggacgcgccctccccagacatggcccgggaggtgcggtctcttgtccagtaaacagggatgaagacgggaattgggaaggacacgtcctccctatcagggcgcgtcctttgactcagaagaggcatagttatgaaatacatgatgaaagaaagaggatgagtgagtctccgtgacaacccttccgagggatatgaagactagttaccaagctcatttggtagttatcaggctcatctgatagttcccgggctcatccgggcatgatctacaatcctcaatcctgctatctgccgagttaaccctcgtgtgggggcttgaggtgatcatggctcttgaaggccctccggggtaacacgaaggccgatcatatgtctggatcctgtattctggtgagttagccctcatcgggggattgagacgatcgtgtaattcggctccttgtctaccttgtttgaagatgaagacctcaccgagaggtgaggacatgtccctgcacctcgaggggttagCCATGGCTCtcccagataacttctccataagagtcgtggtagatgctatctctcgtagtggagatatcgttgaatccgtgatctatttggattaggagtctggggtagtcatactcaagactaattctaacaggagtaggattctccaagatgggccttcggcctatctccgaccttatcgccaagaggcctagtcctgatcaaactaggactcttggtccaatagaactacgtatggcttgatcccctataaataggggtacgtaggcacattgggggatcatgagttgagagcacgtgagaccaactcaaaaccctaatctcagccaccccctaaaacaaacaaccaccactctccggcgaccaaaaccaccgtcacggatcttgattccggccatgaacctcatctttgttgattaccaaattcctctatcaacaaattggcgctagaaggaggggctattcaagatcttcatcttaGGAGGAAGAGATGTCACACGACGGAGATTCGCACGTAGAGGAGGAGCGTTTTCCGGCAGGGCGATGGCTAGAGCACAAAAGAGGAGGAGAccttcatctactttttcagGAAAAGGACGATATCTCCATCGGGAGTTTGAAGGAGGACGATCATCAACGAAATTCTAGGAGGTAACCTAATTTGCGATCAGGGTTTTCTGGACCGGGAAGTCAGCGAAGGATGTG
Protein-coding regions in this window:
- the LOC108216285 gene encoding pathogen-associated molecular patterns-induced protein A70; this encodes MNADSVSHTMFTQSVSNPSVWASMHSWFTPTVFFVLLNLMVGTILFNSNLLTQKQTSQQDQEDQDANFQNDHRAPKLTRSPSVLKRLKSLNFRNFRSHEAAQIQETLDQETMHKENASAQAQAQAQAQAQAQFILEQSHEDESPLSETDDESLSDEEELQSLDEVYSQLGHEFSDGNFSRTTSETQPASGQVPAKLPAKMKKSASMKSPFAHFEEMDIVETRRPATVREKKSTEADEEVDAKADDFINKFKQQLKLQRMNSILRYKEVISRGNAM